CTCAATTCCCTGCAGATATTTTCTATATCCTTGTCGCACATCGTGCCAAGAATCAAAAATAATTTTTTATACTTAAGGTTCGTCTCTACCGCTTTCTTCAGGATAAAAGCGCTTTGGCCGTTCTGCGCTCCGTCTACCACAATCAAAGGGTTTTTTCTCAATATTTCAAAACGTCCGGGCCATCTTGCGCTCCGAAGCCCCGCCATAATCGCTACTTTATCCACAAATATTTCGTAATGCCTCAGGGCCTCTACCGCCAAAACCGCTGAAACGGCATTTTCTATCTGAAATTCACCCAACAATCGGATCTCTACCCTCGGATATTCGCCTTCTTTTGTCAAAAGATTGAAAATTTGCCGCTCTGTGCCTGAATAGATCTTTTGAAAAGCTGCGTCTTTACCTACCAGATAAAATTTCGAGCGCGTTTTTTCGACAGTGCTTTTTATTACCTCAAAGGCTTCATTATTCTGCGGCGAACTTACGACCACCGACTTTTCTTTTATTATACCGCATTTTTCCGAAGCTATATCCCGCATCGTAGGCCCCAGATGTTGCACGTGGTCATAACTTATAGGCGTTATCACCGAAACAAGCGGCCTCACTATATTGGTAGAATCCAATCTCCCGCCCATTCCCACTTCAAGCACCATAAAATCTACGCCCCGCTCTTTGAAATATAAAAAAGCGATTGCCGTGCATACCTCAAAATAAGTGGGGCGCTCGTTTTTTTTGGCCATATCTTCCGCATGCGGATATATTTTCGCAACAAGCCTCGCTAAGTTATCTTCGGAAATCGGCTCACCGTCCACCCTGATCCTCTCCCGGAAAGATATAAGGTGCGGTGAAGTATACATGCCTGTTTTATATCCGGCCTTTATCAAAATAGAATTTATAAAAGATGAAACGGAGCCCTTAGCCTTAGTACCCGCAACATGAACCGCTTTTATACCTTCGTGGGGATTGCCTAAGCGAGATGAAAGAGACTTCATCCTATCGAGTTTAAACGATCTTTTATAATCGAAATCGTTTGCCTTCTCGTAATCGATAAGGGAATCGAGGTATTTGAGGGCTTCGTGGTAAGTCATTTTCTATGGGATTAGTGTTTCCCGCCAGAGGCGGGTCCGCCTCAGGCGGAAAAGTGTCTGATGAGCGTAAAGACCATGCTTATGCCGAACTTATCGGCGGCATCTATGATCTCCTGGTCGGCTATTGAACCGCCCGGTTGAATTATGGCGCATATACCGGCCTTGGCGGCGGCTTCTATGGAATCCGCCTTCGGAAAGAAGGCCTCGCTGGCAAGTACAGCATTCCTCGCTCTTTCGCCGGCTTTATTTATTGCTATAATAACAGAGTCAATCCGCGATGTCTGGCCCGCGCCTATCCCGACGGTCTTTTTATCACGCGAGATGACTATAGCGTTAGACTTTACGTGCTTTACCACTTTCCACGCGAAGTACAGCGAATCAAGTTCATCGGTTGTCGGGCGTTTTTTCGTTACGCACTTCAAGTCTTTTTTAGCTGCGTCTTGTGCGTCGACTTCCTGAAAAAGCGCTCCGCCGCGCAGTTTTTTGAAATTGTATTCGCGCCCTGAGGCGGCACTTTTAATATCGCCCGCTTCCATAAGGCGCAGGTTCTTCTTTTTAGTAAGCGCTTCGAGCCCTTTTTTGTCGTAAGACGGCGCTATTATGCATTCTATAAACCCGGCCTCTGCTATAGCTATGGCTGTCTTTTCATCTAGCGCCTTATTGAGCCCGATGATTCCGCCGAAGGCGCTCAATTTATCGCAATCGAGGGCGTCTTGGAAGGCACTTTTCAGATCTTTTCCCAGCGCAACGCCGCAGGGCGTAGCGTGTTTTATTATGCATGCGGCGGGTTCGTCAAACTCGGATACAATATCCAGGGCAGCATCAAGATCCATGATATTATTAAAAGAGAGGTCTTTGCCATGAAGCTTTTTCGCTTTTGTAAGCGATGCCGCGCTTGATTTTTCTGAATTTCTGTAAAATGCGGCTTTCTGGTGCGGATTTTCGCCGTAGCGCAGGTCTTCTATTTTCTCAAATTCCAGCGCCAGCTTATCGGGAAAAACGCTTTGTTTCGCACCGGAGGCGCCGGCACTGATTCCACTTAGGTAGCCGGATATAAGCGAATCGTATTCGGATGTCCTTTTAAAAGTCTTGGCTGCAAGTTTTGAAAGCGATTCTTCACTCAAAGATCCGCTAGTTCTTTTCAGTTCTTCTATAACTTCCGGGTAATCCGTCGGATCAGAAAGAACCGCAACGCTCACAAAATTTTTCGCCGCGCTCCTCAGCATCGATGGGCCGCCAATGTCTATATTCTCGACGGCCTCTTCCAACTTTACGGTTTTTTGGGCAACTGTTTTAGCGAAGGGGTATAAATTGACTACAACCATATCTATCGGAATAATACCGTGCTTCTTGGCCTCCGCCATGTGCTCTCTATTGTCGCGTAACGCAAGAAGGGCTCCGTGAATTTTTGGATGGAGTGTCTTGACCCTTCCGTCCATTATCTCGGGAGACCCCGTATAGTCGGATACTTCCGCAACCTTTACGCCGAGTGAACGTATAAATTTTGCCGTGCCGCCTGTAGAGAGTATCTCGACGCCCATTCCGGCAAGTGTTTTTACCAGATCCTCAAGGCCTGTCTTATCAGAAACGCTTATAAGCGCTCTCTTCACTTTCATTAAGAAAATCCTTTTTTTAAAGAAGTTTCATTAAATACGGCACGATTTCCGGGCCTATGAGCTTACCGAGAGATCCCTTCTTTGACTCACTTTCGCCGAAAGCCTTCAAGCCGTCGGGCGCGACCCCGCCGCCCGTAACCAGTAAAGGCACAGGGTCTGCCGAATGCGCCTTCATGGCGCAAGGCGTAGAGTGGTCTGCCGTAATAGCTATGACAGTGTTTGCCATGTCAAGTTTAGGTAGGATTTCGCCGAAAAAATATTTGTCTATAAGTTCTATTGACTCCAGTTTCTTTTTGAAATTGCCGTCGTGCGCCGGTTCGTCCGGCCCTTTTATGTGAATGTAAAGGCAATCAAAATCCTTGAGCACATCGAGGGCCTTTTTTGAGCGCAATATATAATCTTTCTCAAGGTCTCCCGATGGAAGCGGCAGGGCTACTATCTCCATACCCGTAAGAAGCGCTATGCCTCTTTCTACCGGCATCTCGACAAAACAACCAAATTTTTTGTTATATTTTTTGCATATATCAGGAAATTTGGGCAGGTGGTCGCCGGCATCACGCGTTAAAATTAAATTGCCGACCATCTTACCCTCGCCTGCTCTTTTCTTATTGACGGGGGAATCGCTTAATGCAGCTGTGCTCTTTTGAACAAATTCATTAGTCAAGAGCGCCGCTCGCTGCGCTTCTTTGGAATCTTTATATTCCGGCGTCGGCTCGCATTTTAACGCGATATTTTCAAATTTCTCCTTAGCGACTCCGAAAACACCCTCTTTACCGTAAGCAGGATCCGTATTAGTAACCTCGGCGGATAATTTGCCGTCTTTTGCTTTTATAACCAAGACGCCCCTATGGCCTATAGTGTTTCTAAAGACAAATGAGGCAGGTGCAGATGTCAATTTTACTTTTTGGTTTATTTCTTTGGCTAATTCTGTAGCTTCTTCGGTTGTAAGATTTCTCCCTACGCGCCTGTCGATTATTCTGTCGCTCGAAGCATCTTTTGTCGCAAAGTTGACCCGGTATGCAAGGTCGCCGTCTTTGACTTCCAGACCCTCGGCATAAGACTCAAGCGGCCCGCGGCCCGTATAATATTTATGGGCATCGTATCCGAGAATGCTTATGACGCCTATATCCGATTCGGGCGCTATGCCTTCTCCTACAGTATAGACAAAGCCCTGCTTGCCCCGGGAAGCCAGTTTATCCATGTTTGGCACCTCGGCTGCCTCAAGAGGCGTTTTATTGCCGAGTTCTTTTATGGGGAGATCTCCCAGTCCGTCTAAAATAACATACAATAACTTTTTCACAATATACTCCCTCTACTCACTTAGCATTTCGAATAGCCGCAAGCGGCGCAGGTCTGGCAGCCTTCCAGATGCCTTAGGGCGCCTCCGCAGTCCGGACAAACGCCTACCACGCTCCCTGTCTTTTCCTTTGTCTTAGTGGATGTGGCGGATTCTTTTTCGCCGGAGCTTTCTACGTCCATCGAAAAATCTACGGGGCTATTTTCCTCCGCATTCGTCTTCAGTAGATCCTTTTCCGGATCCTTAACTTCTGACATACGCCTTTCTACAACGCGCGCTATCGCGTCACTGCATGAAAATATCCTGCCGCCGCCTTTTTCCCAGCTCGGCGAAGGGCACCTTATTCCCCTCAATTGATCCACTATGGAACTTACGTTTACGCCGCTTCTGAGCGCCAAAGACGCGAGACGGCCTATTGCCTCCAGCTGGCTCATGGCGCAGCCGCCGGCCTTTCCCATCTGCATAAATACTTCGAAGGGTTTCCCCAGTCCGTCATTATTCATCGTAACATATAAATTACCGCATCCGGTGCTTATTTTGGTAGTGGTTCCATAAGTAACCATGCCCCGCGGTTTCGGTTTTAAACTTACGCCGCTTGGCGCTTTTTCCTCTGCGGGCGTGCCGGCTTTTTCTTTATTGACCTTCCCTATATTAAGTACCTGTTCTTCGCGGCTCTTATCTCTGTAAAGGGTTGTACCTTTACAGCCGTTTTGGTAAGCCATCATATAGGCGTTTCTTATGTCATCTATGGTGGCCGAATGCGGAAAGTTTATCGTCTTTGAAACGGCGTTATGAGTATATTTTTGGAATGCGCCCTGCATCTTTATGTGATATTCCGGCGATACTTCAAGCGCTGTGCGGAAAAGCCTCTTCACGTCATCCGGAATCTCCTCAAATTTCTGCAGACTGCCTTCCTCGGCAATGTTCTTCATAAGTTCGGAGGAATAGAAGCCTCTCTTTTGGGCTATTTCCAGAAATATAGGATGCACTTCCACCATTTCGTGATTGTCCATTACATTCCTTATATAGGAGACCGCAAATATCGGCTCTATGCCGCTCGAGCAGTTTGCGATTATACTTAAAGTCCCCGCAGGGGCAATGGTAGTAATAGTTGCATTTCTTAACCGGCGCTTTCCTTTTTCATGATATATGCTCTTTTCAAAATTAGGGAATGCCCCTCTTTTGTCGACCAGTTCTTCCGAGGCCCTCGTACCGTGTTCCAAAATAAACTTCATTACCTCTTCGCCCTTCTCAAGAGCTTCGTCCGAATCATACGGTATACCCATCCTTATGAGCATGTCGGCAAACCCCATGACGCCCAACCCTATCTTCCTATTTTCGCATGTCTTTTCCCTTATTATCGCCAGCGGGAATTTATTCATATCTATGACATTGTCAAGGAAGTGAACCGCTGTCTTTATTGTCTTAGCCATCTTATCCCAGTCAACTCCGCCGTCTTTTATCATAAGCGAAAGATTTATGGAGCCGAGATTGCAGCTTTCGTATGGCAAAAGGGGCTGTTCACCGCATTGTGCTGTCACAATTCCATTGACAATCATAGAACTTGTCATCGGTTCGGTTAAATTATAAACTTCTTTTTTTCCTAGATATTCGATTTTCTTTATTGCTTCAACAAATTTTTGAGGCTTTCTTTTCCTGAATCTGAATCTTTCTAATCTTCGCATCTTTTGTTCTTGAAGAAAAGATATTTTTTCTTTAAACTTATCTAAACTCTCCCCAAAGATTCCTAATTCATATAATATACCATCACATTTATATGTTCTCTTCTTGCCGGTCTTATCAGTATATGGGAACATAATTCTTGGCGCCCTCGATCGATCAAAAATAGTACTTTTTATTCCTAAATTCAAGAGAAGAATCTGAACATCCTGCAGAAGTTTTTTACTTTTCGAACTTAAAGCTACCCAATCACTTGCACTCTTGGGGTTATCTCTAGTTGTACCATCTGCACTAAATATACCTTGTAAAAATCCTATAACTGCCTCTTTTGTAGCGGTAAATATTGAAGATGGCACTTCTTTTGTGCCACTGTTCCAGGCTTTCACGCCGAGATTTTTAAAGAATTCTACAAAATATTTGCTGTGGTATGAAAGGTGGTACACATTGTTTTCCCGAAGCACCTCTTTTATATCGAATCCATAAAAGTTATTTATAATAGGTTTTAGATATTCAAGAACCCCTTTATCGTCCTGACTAAATGTAAAGCCTATACGGCAATTTTCATCCCCGTCTCTCAGCCAGCCGTCCCCTATAAGCCATCCCAGCACATGGCCTAATTCCTTGCTCCATTGCCACGGAAGATTAAGTTTATAAGTTTTTCCATTTTCGCCTATATATTCATTTTGGGTCATAAATGGAAGCATCGGATTTTCATTAAATTTACCTTCGTCCGGTTGAATGAGTATCTTGTGTTTTGCCAACTTTAAATCCTTCACCTTCACCCTACCTTCCGGAGTTATAACTTTATGTTCGGCAGTTGCTATCAATTCATAACCGGATTCGGTTACAAGTCTCATCACAGGTTTTACGCCTGTTTTAAAAGCTTTGGAAATTGTATTCAAGGAAAGCCCTAATTTTGTTAGCGTTGCCACGCTGCCTTCCTCTTGCCCGCCGTAAAGAATGTCCATCGCCCTGTCATCAGTAAATATGCGTATACCACCTTCGGCATAATTTTCGACAAGGTCCTTCATCTTTACCAGGCCCTTTTCTGTCGAAACCAGCGTATCACCAATAACGCACGGATTAGTGGATTCTATGGCGCCTACTTTGGGCGTGGGGTTGTCCCTGTTTATCCTGTCGCCGAAGATTATGCCGGGCTCACCGTTTTTCCATGCCATCTTGACAATCAGTTCAAAGACCTCTCTGGCGTCAAGCTCCTGAACAGGCCTTTTTGTATGCGGGTCTATAAGAGAATATTTTTGGCCCGCTTCTACTTTTTTCATAAAGTCATTCGTAATCATAATGGAGATATTAAAATTTGTTATGTCCTTATTATTTTCTTTGCAGGTGATAAATTCCAAGATGTCGGGATGATCAACGTTAAGTATGCCCATATTGGCTCCGCGGCGCGTGCCACCCTGCTTTACCGCCTGCGTCGCGGCGTCAAATACCTTCATGAAAGATACCGGCCCGCTCGCTACGCCTCCGGTTGACCTTACGACGCTATTTTTGCCCCTCAGATTAGAAAAAGAGAATCCCGTTCCCCCTCCAGATTTATGTATTAGAGCTGCTGACTTTAAACTCTCGAATATACCCTCCATGGAATCCCTTATCGGCAAAACAAAACACGCCGAGAGCTGCTGTAATTCTTTGCCAGCATTCATCAGAGTGGGTGAGTTAGGCAGAAATTCCAGCTTTGACGTAACGGAATAGAACTCTTCCTCGGTCTTTTTTATATCGGCCTTTTTATCATAATTTGCGTCCGCCTGGGCAATATTACGCGCGACCCTTCTGAACATCTGGGCAGTCGTTTCTATGACTTCGCCGCGCGCGTCCTTTTTGAGGTATCTTTTTTCAAGGACTTTTTGGGCGTTTTCCGATATACTTAACTTAAAAACTTCATCCATTTAACACCTCACAATGACCACGCACCGTAACGGTGTGTGGGAATTGGCCCCGAGCGTAGCGAGGGACCACAGGTTAATAATAAAAAATAGAGACAAAAAAATATACCATATAAAATATGGTATGTCAAGGTTAATACTATATATTGTGGATATAGCACTACGGTATATCTATTTGTTGTGGTATTCTCGGCGAGGGTCTTTTTCATTTTAAAGATGAATATATTTAATAAGGTTATCTGTCATCCGCTCGCAATAATACCGGAGGA
The Candidatus Omnitrophota bacterium DNA segment above includes these coding regions:
- the purH gene encoding bifunctional phosphoribosylaminoimidazolecarboxamide formyltransferase/IMP cyclohydrolase translates to MKVKRALISVSDKTGLEDLVKTLAGMGVEILSTGGTAKFIRSLGVKVAEVSDYTGSPEIMDGRVKTLHPKIHGALLALRDNREHMAEAKKHGIIPIDMVVVNLYPFAKTVAQKTVKLEEAVENIDIGGPSMLRSAAKNFVSVAVLSDPTDYPEVIEELKRTSGSLSEESLSKLAAKTFKRTSEYDSLISGYLSGISAGASGAKQSVFPDKLALEFEKIEDLRYGENPHQKAAFYRNSEKSSAASLTKAKKLHGKDLSFNNIMDLDAALDIVSEFDEPAACIIKHATPCGVALGKDLKSAFQDALDCDKLSAFGGIIGLNKALDEKTAIAIAEAGFIECIIAPSYDKKGLEALTKKKNLRLMEAGDIKSAASGREYNFKKLRGGALFQEVDAQDAAKKDLKCVTKKRPTTDELDSLYFAWKVVKHVKSNAIVISRDKKTVGIGAGQTSRIDSVIIAINKAGERARNAVLASEAFFPKADSIEAAAKAGICAIIQPGGSIADQEIIDAADKFGISMVFTLIRHFSA
- the apgM gene encoding 2,3-bisphosphoglycerate-independent phosphoglycerate mutase — encoded protein: MKKLLYVILDGLGDLPIKELGNKTPLEAAEVPNMDKLASRGKQGFVYTVGEGIAPESDIGVISILGYDAHKYYTGRGPLESYAEGLEVKDGDLAYRVNFATKDASSDRIIDRRVGRNLTTEEATELAKEINQKVKLTSAPASFVFRNTIGHRGVLVIKAKDGKLSAEVTNTDPAYGKEGVFGVAKEKFENIALKCEPTPEYKDSKEAQRAALLTNEFVQKSTAALSDSPVNKKRAGEGKMVGNLILTRDAGDHLPKFPDICKKYNKKFGCFVEMPVERGIALLTGMEIVALPLPSGDLEKDYILRSKKALDVLKDFDCLYIHIKGPDEPAHDGNFKKKLESIELIDKYFFGEILPKLDMANTVIAITADHSTPCAMKAHSADPVPLLVTGGGVAPDGLKAFGESESKKGSLGKLIGPEIVPYLMKLL
- a CDS encoding TSCPD domain-containing protein, which codes for MDEVFKLSISENAQKVLEKRYLKKDARGEVIETTAQMFRRVARNIAQADANYDKKADIKKTEEEFYSVTSKLEFLPNSPTLMNAGKELQQLSACFVLPIRDSMEGIFESLKSAALIHKSGGGTGFSFSNLRGKNSVVRSTGGVASGPVSFMKVFDAATQAVKQGGTRRGANMGILNVDHPDILEFITCKENNKDITNFNISIMITNDFMKKVEAGQKYSLIDPHTKRPVQELDAREVFELIVKMAWKNGEPGIIFGDRINRDNPTPKVGAIESTNPCVIGDTLVSTEKGLVKMKDLVENYAEGGIRIFTDDRAMDILYGGQEEGSVATLTKLGLSLNTISKAFKTGVKPVMRLVTESGYELIATAEHKVITPEGRVKVKDLKLAKHKILIQPDEGKFNENPMLPFMTQNEYIGENGKTYKLNLPWQWSKELGHVLGWLIGDGWLRDGDENCRIGFTFSQDDKGVLEYLKPIINNFYGFDIKEVLRENNVYHLSYHSKYFVEFFKNLGVKAWNSGTKEVPSSIFTATKEAVIGFLQGIFSADGTTRDNPKSASDWVALSSKSKKLLQDVQILLLNLGIKSTIFDRSRAPRIMFPYTDKTGKKRTYKCDGILYELGIFGESLDKFKEKISFLQEQKMRRLERFRFRKRKPQKFVEAIKKIEYLGKKEVYNLTEPMTSSMIVNGIVTAQCGEQPLLPYESCNLGSINLSLMIKDGGVDWDKMAKTIKTAVHFLDNVIDMNKFPLAIIREKTCENRKIGLGVMGFADMLIRMGIPYDSDEALEKGEEVMKFILEHGTRASEELVDKRGAFPNFEKSIYHEKGKRRLRNATITTIAPAGTLSIIANCSSGIEPIFAVSYIRNVMDNHEMVEVHPIFLEIAQKRGFYSSELMKNIAEEGSLQKFEEIPDDVKRLFRTALEVSPEYHIKMQGAFQKYTHNAVSKTINFPHSATIDDIRNAYMMAYQNGCKGTTLYRDKSREEQVLNIGKVNKEKAGTPAEEKAPSGVSLKPKPRGMVTYGTTTKISTGCGNLYVTMNNDGLGKPFEVFMQMGKAGGCAMSQLEAIGRLASLALRSGVNVSSIVDQLRGIRCPSPSWEKGGGRIFSCSDAIARVVERRMSEVKDPEKDLLKTNAEENSPVDFSMDVESSGEKESATSTKTKEKTGSVVGVCPDCGGALRHLEGCQTCAACGYSKC
- a CDS encoding bifunctional folylpolyglutamate synthase/dihydrofolate synthase, translated to MTYHEALKYLDSLIDYEKANDFDYKRSFKLDRMKSLSSRLGNPHEGIKAVHVAGTKAKGSVSSFINSILIKAGYKTGMYTSPHLISFRERIRVDGEPISEDNLARLVAKIYPHAEDMAKKNERPTYFEVCTAIAFLYFKERGVDFMVLEVGMGGRLDSTNIVRPLVSVITPISYDHVQHLGPTMRDIASEKCGIIKEKSVVVSSPQNNEAFEVIKSTVEKTRSKFYLVGKDAAFQKIYSGTERQIFNLLTKEGEYPRVEIRLLGEFQIENAVSAVLAVEALRHYEIFVDKVAIMAGLRSARWPGRFEILRKNPLIVVDGAQNGQSAFILKKAVETNLKYKKLFLILGTMCDKDIENICRELSGIADYVIATKSKSGRALSPQFLKERFLHYKNIDAETSDSVRDAIDKALRLAGKDDALLITGSLYVVGEAMEALRKD